The Petrotoga sibirica DSM 13575 genome contains a region encoding:
- a CDS encoding NAD(P)/FAD-dependent oxidoreductase, which produces MKKIAIIGFGAASIGFLKGLQEEEKIDNYKIDIYEKGENLEGAGFGGLKYDGKLFISKEMGGDLVIPLNIQKKVVEYYLTKSGLAKFDKNKKLELSNKLEKGDSFENGELYKKFYDADFEPVRSHFFHLGTDLLIETVKNIFDEFSKFNNINFLFGEEVIKVIPGPEVVVATNSGSEKNYDKVVVAVGRRGHKLVSDMVKDHPDLVLSNDKVDLGVRFELPNHIVDYLNKEMYEFKIRLKTKTGYIVRTFCNNPGGEVTLESYDDFLTVNGHANTTKKTANTNFAILVTHSFTQPFNDPVGYGSYIAKLSNILTGGDKVILQCYEDFKSSKRTKKLGRVEPTLDPKHFILGDLNLALPRRTIESIIDFLERLETVVKGVTYPDNLLYGAEVKFYANKINNDFFENVKIIGDCSGWTRSITYATSHGYLIAKEF; this is translated from the coding sequence ATGAAAAAAATAGCTATTATTGGTTTTGGCGCAGCTTCTATAGGTTTCTTAAAAGGACTGCAAGAAGAGGAAAAGATTGATAACTACAAGATAGATATTTATGAAAAAGGAGAGAATTTAGAAGGTGCGGGATTCGGCGGTTTAAAATACGATGGAAAATTATTCATTTCAAAAGAAATGGGGGGAGACTTAGTTATTCCATTGAATATTCAAAAGAAAGTCGTAGAATATTATCTCACAAAATCAGGTTTAGCAAAGTTCGACAAGAATAAAAAATTAGAGCTTTCGAATAAATTAGAAAAAGGGGATTCTTTTGAAAACGGAGAGCTATATAAAAAGTTCTACGATGCAGATTTTGAACCCGTAAGATCTCACTTTTTTCATCTGGGTACAGACCTACTAATAGAAACGGTAAAAAACATTTTCGATGAATTTTCAAAATTTAATAACATTAATTTTTTATTTGGTGAGGAAGTTATCAAAGTTATTCCTGGCCCGGAGGTTGTTGTAGCAACAAATAGTGGAAGTGAAAAAAACTATGACAAGGTCGTTGTTGCCGTTGGAAGAAGAGGCCATAAATTAGTATCGGATATGGTCAAAGATCATCCAGATTTAGTCTTATCAAATGACAAGGTTGATCTAGGTGTCAGATTTGAACTTCCTAATCATATAGTGGACTACTTAAACAAAGAAATGTACGAATTCAAAATTAGATTAAAAACTAAAACCGGCTATATTGTGAGAACTTTTTGCAACAATCCTGGTGGAGAGGTTACTTTGGAAAGTTACGACGACTTTTTAACGGTTAATGGTCATGCAAATACTACCAAAAAGACTGCCAACACTAATTTTGCAATCTTGGTTACTCATTCGTTCACTCAGCCTTTCAACGACCCTGTTGGTTACGGTTCTTATATCGCAAAGCTTTCAAATATCCTTACTGGTGGAGACAAAGTTATACTTCAATGCTATGAAGATTTTAAAAGTTCAAAAAGGACAAAAAAATTAGGGCGAGTCGAGCCAACGTTAGATCCTAAGCACTTCATTTTGGGAGATTTGAATCTGGCTCTTCCCAGACGTACTATCGAATCAATAATAGATTTTTTGGAACGATTAGAAACAGTCGTAAAAGGTGTTACTTACCCGGATAATCTCTTATATGGAGCAGAGGTTAAATTTTACGCAAATAAGATAAACAACGATTTCTTTGAAAATGTAAAAATAATTGGAGACTGTAGCGGATGGACTCGTTCAATAACCTATGCTACAAGTCATGGATACCTAATCGCAAAGGAGTTTTAA